The window GCCGAGCGGCTGATCGATGCCGGCGTCGATCTGATCGTGGTCGATACCGCCCATGGGCATTCGCAGCGCGTGCTCGATGCGGTCGCCCGCGTCAAGAAGCTGTCGAATTCAGTTCGCCTCATGGCGGGCAACGTCGCCACGGCAGACGGCACCAGGGCGCTGATCGACGCAGGCGCCGATGCCGTCAAGGTCGGTATCGGCCCCGGCTCTATCTGCACGACCCGCATCGTCGCCGGCGTCGGCGTGCCGCAACTCGCGGCGATCATGGCGGCGGTCGAAGCGGCTGAGGTCTCCGGCATCCCGGTCATTGCGGATGGCGGCATCAAATATTCGGGCGACCTTGCCAAGGCGATTGCCGCCGGTGCTTCCGCTGTCATGGTCGGCTCGCTGCTCGCCGGCACCGACGAAAGCCCGGGCGAGGTCTTCCTCTATCAGGGCCGTTCCTTCAAGGCCTATCGTGGCATGGGCTCCGTCGGTGCCATGGCCCGCGGCTCGGCCGACCGCTACTTCCAGGCCGAAGTGCGCGACACGCTGAAGCTCGTTCCGGAAGGGATCGAGGGTCAGGTTCCCTATAAAGGCCCGGTCGCGGGCGTCCTCCACCAGCTTGCGGGCGGCCTCAAGGCGTCGATGGGCTATGTCGGCGGCGCGACGATCAAGGAGTACCAGCAGCGCGCCACCTTCGTGCGCATATCCGGCGCCGGCCTGCGCGAAAGCCATGCCCATGACGTGACGATCACGCGCGAGAGCCCGAACTATCCGGGCGCCGCCTGATCTCTTTCGCGCGGGATGAGGAAAAGTGCACGCGGTTTTCCGCCCGCATCCCGCGCTAACTTCTTAGAATGGATCACGTTTATGGTTTTGGGTCGATCCGACCTCTTCATCGTGATCTAGGGGCGCCGACCGGCGCCCCTTTCCCTCCTGACATTCCTTCCCCCGAGACATTCAATCGAGAGTGCCGATGACAGGCTTCGAAATATTCTGGCCCGTGCTTGCCCATGTCGCACTGGTCTTCGCGCTCTACGCGCTGCTTTCCAGGCGCCGCGTGGCGCTCGTACGGGCGGGCAAAGTCGATTCGTCGCAGTTCCGCGAAAACCGCGAGGAACCGAGCGAAAGTCTGGTCGTGCGCAACAGCATCGCCAACCAGTTCGAGCTGCCGGTACTCTTCTATGTCTGCTGCGTCCTGCTCTATGTGACCGAGGGCGACAACCCAGCCGCGCTCGGCCTCGCCTGGCTGTTCGTCGCGCTGCGCTACGCCCATGCCTTCGTGCATGTGACGAGCAACCGGCTCAAATTTCGTCGCCCGCTCTTCATGGCATGCTTTGTCGCGCTCGCTGCGATGTGGGCATGGCTCGCCGTCTGGATGGCGATGAACTGACGATCGCCCGATTGTCTCACCCTTGAGACAAATCTCCCCCCCGAACTGCCGGGCCTTGACGCGCGTCAAGGGACGGCCGCTCGCTCTGTGGCTAAGCTCGCTCCGTCACCGCGCCTCCTCGGAGGAGGGGAGCGAGCCTATTGGCAAAGCCAATACCGAGCATCGGAGGAGAACCGACATGACCATGAAAGCCGCCGTCGTACGCGAGTTCGGCAAACCGCTGGTGATCGAGGAATTGCCGATCCCGCAGCCCGGCCCCGGCCAGGTCCTCATCAAATATGAGGCGACCGGCGTGTGCCACACCGATCTGCATGCCGCCAAGGGGGATTGGCCGGTGAAGCCGAAACCGCCCTTCATTCCCGGCCATGAAGGGGTTGGCTATGTCGCGAAGCTAGGGGCCGGCGTCAAGGGACTGAAGGAAGGCGACCGGGTCGGCGTTCCGTGGCTTCATACCGCCTGCGGCTGCTGCACGCCTTGCCGCACCGGTTGGGAAACTCTGTGCGGCAGCCAGCAGAACACCGGCTATTCGCTCGACGGCACCTTTGCCCAATACGGCTTGGCAGATCCGGATTTCGTCGGTCGGCTGCCCGCCAATCTGGAGTTCGGGCCGGCGGCCCCGGTGCTGTGCGCCGGAGTTACGGTCTATAAGGGCCTGAAGGAAACGGAGGTGAGGCCTGGCGAATGGGTGCTCGTCTCTGGCATCGGCGGCCTCGGCCACATGGCCGTGCAATACGCCAAGGCCATGGGCATGCATGTCGCGGCGGCCGACATTTTCCCGGACAAGCTCGGGCTTGCGGAAAAGCTCGGCGCCGACCTCATCATCGACGCAAGGGCGCGTGATGCCGTCGAGGAGGTGCAGA is drawn from Sinorhizobium sojae CCBAU 05684 and contains these coding sequences:
- the adhP gene encoding alcohol dehydrogenase AdhP: MTMKAAVVREFGKPLVIEELPIPQPGPGQVLIKYEATGVCHTDLHAAKGDWPVKPKPPFIPGHEGVGYVAKLGAGVKGLKEGDRVGVPWLHTACGCCTPCRTGWETLCGSQQNTGYSLDGTFAQYGLADPDFVGRLPANLEFGPAAPVLCAGVTVYKGLKETEVRPGEWVLVSGIGGLGHMAVQYAKAMGMHVAAADIFPDKLGLAEKLGADLIIDARARDAVEEVQKRTGGVHGALVTAVSPKAMEQAYSMLRAKGTMALVGLPPSQICLPVFDTVLKRITVRGSIVGTRQDLEEALEFAGEGKVAAHFSWDKIENINAIFERMEEGRIDGRIVLDLNG
- a CDS encoding MAPEG family protein is translated as MTGFEIFWPVLAHVALVFALYALLSRRRVALVRAGKVDSSQFRENREEPSESLVVRNSIANQFELPVLFYVCCVLLYVTEGDNPAALGLAWLFVALRYAHAFVHVTSNRLKFRRPLFMACFVALAAMWAWLAVWMAMN
- the guaB gene encoding IMP dehydrogenase, whose amino-acid sequence is MARIIETATGLEALTFDDVLLQPGHSEVMPGQTNIATRIAQDIELNIPILSAAMDTVTEARLAIAMAQAGGIGVIHRNLTPAEQAEEVRQVKKFESGMVVNPVTIGPEATLADALSLMKAHGISGIPVVENGGNGGQKQGRLVGILTNRDVRFASDPSQKIHELMTRENLVTVKESVDQQEAKRLLHKHRIEKLLVVDPEGRCVGLITVKDIEKSQLNPNASKDAQGRLRAAAAVSVGDDGFERAERLIDAGVDLIVVDTAHGHSQRVLDAVARVKKLSNSVRLMAGNVATADGTRALIDAGADAVKVGIGPGSICTTRIVAGVGVPQLAAIMAAVEAAEVSGIPVIADGGIKYSGDLAKAIAAGASAVMVGSLLAGTDESPGEVFLYQGRSFKAYRGMGSVGAMARGSADRYFQAEVRDTLKLVPEGIEGQVPYKGPVAGVLHQLAGGLKASMGYVGGATIKEYQQRATFVRISGAGLRESHAHDVTITRESPNYPGAA